The Burkholderia contaminans genome has a segment encoding these proteins:
- a CDS encoding phage integrase family protein — protein MKTRETEPIAFPDDAELAALRAWYAGLGARAAVARYLGDRKAPGASARGVLGRIRRALVAFATSRHRVDLAEAFGERSAASADTVARAIETLRSLPAPVPHIADEIDQWLPPRAVAALRAHGIRTLAELTVRIPRRRRWWIAIAGLGVASARRVEAFFAAHPALTERARALIVAAPAGDIVPWEQLRVPHEVDGSHGQFRAPRAACLLNASNDYEAVQSWLSLHESAATQRAYRKEAERLILWAIVERGRALSSLTTDDAIAYRAFLRRPTPRERWVGPSRPRHSVEWRPFTGALAPRSAAYALNVLSALFRWLIEQRYVLANPFAGVKVKNHAPRAGLDVSRGFSEGEWLLIRTLADGLEWSYGWSVPAAQRLRFLLDFGYATGLRASELVGATLADIRRDEHGDHWLHVLGKGGRRGKVTLPALARTALDQYLVQRSLPVTPARWSPATPLVASLDEDGARIESTRLWRVLRRFFVLVADAIQDERPATAEKLRRASPHWMRHTHASHALARGAELIMVRDNLRHASISTTSTYLHSDEVQRARQFDQAFAPRK, from the coding sequence ATGAAAACGCGTGAGACCGAACCCATCGCCTTTCCTGACGATGCCGAACTGGCCGCGCTGCGTGCCTGGTACGCCGGGCTCGGCGCTCGAGCGGCAGTCGCCCGCTATCTGGGCGACCGCAAGGCGCCAGGGGCCTCCGCGCGAGGCGTACTCGGCCGCATCCGGCGCGCGCTGGTCGCGTTCGCGACGAGCCGTCACCGGGTCGATCTGGCGGAAGCCTTCGGCGAGCGGTCCGCCGCGTCGGCCGACACCGTTGCGCGCGCGATCGAGACGTTGCGCAGCCTGCCAGCACCCGTGCCGCACATCGCCGACGAGATTGACCAATGGTTGCCGCCGCGCGCGGTGGCCGCGCTGCGGGCGCATGGCATCCGGACGCTGGCCGAGCTGACCGTGCGGATTCCGCGCCGGCGCCGCTGGTGGATCGCGATTGCAGGTCTCGGCGTCGCCAGTGCGCGCCGAGTGGAGGCGTTCTTTGCTGCCCATCCGGCGCTGACCGAACGGGCGCGGGCGCTGATCGTCGCGGCACCGGCCGGGGACATCGTGCCGTGGGAGCAGTTGCGTGTGCCGCACGAAGTCGACGGCTCGCACGGACAGTTCCGCGCACCGCGGGCCGCCTGCCTGCTCAATGCATCCAACGACTACGAGGCAGTCCAGTCCTGGCTGTCGCTACACGAATCGGCCGCCACCCAGCGCGCTTACCGCAAGGAAGCGGAGCGGCTGATCTTGTGGGCGATTGTCGAGCGCGGCCGCGCGCTGTCGTCGCTCACCACCGACGACGCGATTGCGTACCGGGCATTCCTGCGCCGCCCGACACCGCGCGAACGGTGGGTCGGGCCGTCGCGGCCGCGGCACAGTGTCGAATGGCGACCGTTCACCGGCGCGCTCGCGCCCCGATCAGCGGCATACGCCCTGAACGTGCTGTCGGCGCTGTTTCGATGGCTGATCGAGCAGCGCTACGTGCTCGCGAATCCGTTTGCGGGAGTGAAGGTCAAGAACCATGCGCCGCGCGCCGGATTGGACGTGTCGCGCGGCTTCTCCGAGGGCGAGTGGTTGCTGATCCGCACGCTGGCCGACGGCCTGGAATGGTCGTATGGCTGGAGTGTGCCGGCCGCTCAGCGCTTGCGGTTCCTGCTGGACTTCGGCTACGCAACCGGCTTGCGCGCGAGCGAACTGGTCGGCGCGACGCTCGCCGACATTCGCCGGGACGAACACGGCGATCACTGGCTGCACGTGCTCGGTAAGGGCGGAAGACGTGGGAAGGTGACGTTGCCGGCGCTGGCCCGGACGGCGCTCGACCAGTATCTCGTGCAGCGGAGCCTGCCGGTCACGCCCGCGCGCTGGAGCCCGGCGACGCCGCTCGTCGCGAGTCTCGACGAGGACGGCGCACGCATCGAAAGCACGCGGCTTTGGCGGGTGTTGAGACGGTTCTTCGTGCTGGTCGCCGATGCGATCCAGGACGAGCGGCCCGCGACCGCGGAGAAGTTGCGCCGCGCGAGCCCGCATTGGATGCGCCACACGCACGCGTCACACGCGCTGGCGCGGGGCGCCGAGCTGATCATGGTGCGCGACAATCTACGCCACGCGTCGATCTCGACAACGTCGACCTATCTGCACAGCGATGAAGTGCAGCGGGCTCGGCAGTTCGATCAGGCTTTTGCTCCGCGGAAATGA
- a CDS encoding porin: MNKVIQSSLAIGILAIPYISHAQSSVTLYGLIDEGINYTNNVGGHSNFEMQSGFAQGSRWGLKGVEDLGGGTKAVFQLENGFDVNSGAAGQGKRMFGRQAYVGLQSDRLGTLTFGRQYDSVVDYLAPLTANGNWGGYLLSHPFDNDNTDNSFRLNNSVKFASNTYGGFSFGGLYGFSNQASGFANNRAYSVGAQYVGGPLSIAAAYMQINNPGGTSIGSLATDDTSFVAGRQRVWGAGINYQITNDAMIGFVYSHTDLKNTSSSVYVGNFDNLANSLKFDNFEINAKYQFTKNAYIGGMYNYTRGRFNSTAGNVSPKWQQVGLMVDYQLSKRTDLYVQGMYQHLSGGTDSIAPLNTAYITGAASSSSTANQVLTRVAMRHVF, translated from the coding sequence ATGAATAAAGTAATCCAGTCGAGCCTTGCCATTGGCATACTGGCTATTCCGTACATTTCGCACGCGCAGTCCAGCGTCACGCTGTACGGTTTGATCGACGAGGGGATCAACTACACGAACAATGTAGGCGGTCACAGCAACTTCGAGATGCAGAGCGGGTTCGCTCAAGGCAGCCGTTGGGGCCTCAAAGGAGTCGAAGATCTCGGCGGCGGCACAAAAGCGGTCTTCCAACTGGAAAATGGTTTCGACGTCAACTCTGGCGCTGCAGGCCAAGGGAAACGGATGTTCGGCAGACAGGCGTACGTCGGCTTGCAGAGTGATCGCTTGGGGACATTGACGTTTGGCCGTCAATACGATTCGGTAGTGGACTACTTGGCGCCGCTGACGGCAAACGGGAACTGGGGTGGCTATCTCCTTTCCCATCCATTCGATAACGACAACACCGACAATTCATTCCGGCTGAACAATTCGGTAAAATTTGCAAGCAACACGTATGGCGGCTTCTCGTTTGGGGGGCTGTACGGGTTCAGTAACCAAGCCTCTGGTTTTGCCAACAATCGCGCATACAGCGTCGGTGCCCAGTATGTAGGCGGCCCGCTTTCAATCGCCGCAGCATACATGCAGATCAACAACCCCGGCGGCACGTCGATTGGATCACTCGCAACGGACGACACCTCGTTCGTCGCCGGTCGCCAACGTGTCTGGGGTGCCGGCATCAATTATCAAATTACGAACGACGCGATGATCGGCTTCGTCTATTCACATACGGACCTCAAAAACACGTCGAGTTCGGTTTATGTCGGAAACTTCGATAACTTGGCAAATTCGCTGAAATTTGATAATTTTGAGATCAATGCGAAATATCAATTCACGAAAAATGCATATATCGGAGGAATGTACAACTATACTCGCGGACGTTTTAACAGCACCGCTGGAAATGTATCCCCGAAATGGCAGCAGGTCGGCCTGATGGTGGACTACCAGCTTTCCAAGCGAACTGACTTGTATGTCCAGGGCATGTATCAACATCTGTCCGGTGGCACCGATAGCATCGCTCCGCTGAATACTGCCTATATCACGGGGGCAGCGTCTTCTTCCTCGACGGCAAATCAAGTCCTTACTCGCGTTGCGATGCGGCACGTGTTTTGA
- a CDS encoding LysR family transcriptional regulator, with product MRMFTRVAETLNFGVAARQLGVSSAMVTRGVAALEAHLEVRLLNRTTRHVSLTDAGHAYWQGCKDLLYRLDCLESTVTSDARETTGTLKILAPEAFAASALADLIAAFNLIEPRISFDVELVERIPELITNDFDIWFTFDTQLKDSSLIYRALSPVYDVVVASPIYLAQHGTPRHPSDLESHRTLLAADSTERVWEFQFDGIPYRSSLRPALSAPSTVMVRHAAIAGLGIACLPHALVHRDLESETLKAVLPQFRVVTGQRKLQMLYASNKYMTRSVRRFIDFVTDFIRDGTSKAQHRPDDNGNVG from the coding sequence ATGCGAATGTTCACTCGAGTTGCCGAGACGCTCAACTTTGGCGTCGCGGCGCGGCAATTGGGTGTTTCAAGTGCGATGGTCACAAGAGGGGTCGCTGCCCTGGAGGCGCACTTAGAGGTGCGCCTATTGAACCGAACCACGCGACATGTTTCGCTGACTGATGCGGGACATGCATATTGGCAGGGCTGCAAGGACCTACTATATAGGTTAGATTGCCTCGAATCGACTGTCACGTCCGACGCCCGGGAAACAACCGGGACATTGAAAATCCTAGCGCCGGAAGCATTTGCCGCGAGCGCTCTTGCCGACCTCATTGCTGCCTTCAATCTCATAGAGCCTCGCATAAGCTTTGATGTCGAACTGGTCGAGCGCATTCCGGAGCTGATTACGAACGACTTTGACATCTGGTTCACATTCGATACTCAACTTAAAGATTCTTCTCTCATCTACCGCGCCCTCTCACCAGTTTATGACGTGGTTGTCGCATCCCCAATCTACCTGGCACAACACGGCACGCCGCGACATCCGAGCGATCTCGAGTCCCACCGAACACTCCTTGCAGCAGACAGCACCGAGCGCGTTTGGGAGTTTCAATTTGATGGTATCCCATATCGCTCGTCGCTCCGTCCTGCGTTGAGCGCGCCGAGCACTGTAATGGTTCGCCACGCGGCGATCGCAGGACTCGGCATCGCTTGCCTTCCACATGCGCTTGTCCACCGCGACCTTGAATCAGAGACCCTAAAGGCTGTCCTACCCCAATTCCGAGTCGTCACCGGTCAACGGAAACTGCAAATGCTGTACGCAAGCAACAAATACATGACCCGCAGCGTCCGCCGGTTCATCGACTTCGTGACGGACTTCATTCGCGATGGCACCAGCAAAGCGCAACATCGCCCCGACGACAACGGTAATGTAGGATAG
- a CDS encoding heavy metal translocating P-type ATPase, whose product MTVTEDAQFRDSYKGHLYRFCGELCLAKFQAAPAKYVVPSAPTTAAAPSGTLYTCPMHPEIRQDHPGQCPKCGMTLEPVLPNLEEGENPERSDFRRRFWWTLPLTLIVFVLAMFGHRLDWMPATIQSWIELALSAPVVLWAGFPFFERCIQSLVHRSPNMWTLIGLGTGAAFIYSVIATALPSAFPATFTAHGRIGVYFEAAAVIISLTLFGQILELSARAQTSAAIKAILGLAPKTARRLRADGMEDDVPLSDVHVGDLLRVRPGEKVPVDGVVTDGSSSLDESMITGEPIPVTKHVGDHVIGATMNTSGSLVIRSERVGSQTVLSQIVQMVAEAQRSRAPMQRMADKVAGAFVVAVVGIALLTFLAWGMFGPAPSWVFGLINAVAVLIIACPCALGLATPMSIMVASGKGASNGVLFRDAAAIENMRKVDVLIVDKTGTLTEGRPAFECALGVNGYTDENVLRFAASIDQGSEHPLASAIVAAARARGLALDRAADFESSTGMGVRGRIGAHRLALGNTVLMQSESISVLPIAAEAERLRTQGASVMYLAIDGRLAGLLSVVDPIKSTTREALATLRADGIRVVMATGDGLRTAQTVAEKLGIEEFHGEVKPADKLALVARLQRDGHVVGMAGDGINDAPALAKADVGVAMGTGTDVAMNSAQVTLVKGDLRGIARARELSDAAIANMKQNLAFAFVYNALGVPLAAGVLYPFTGLLLSPMIAALAMSLSSASVIMNALRLRHSKI is encoded by the coding sequence ATGACGGTCACTGAAGACGCTCAGTTTCGCGACAGCTATAAGGGGCACCTCTACCGCTTTTGTGGCGAGCTCTGTCTGGCGAAATTTCAAGCGGCACCGGCCAAATATGTTGTCCCGTCTGCTCCCACGACGGCGGCGGCACCAAGTGGAACACTTTACACTTGCCCAATGCATCCGGAAATACGGCAGGATCATCCAGGCCAATGCCCGAAATGCGGCATGACGCTTGAACCGGTTCTCCCGAATCTTGAGGAAGGCGAAAACCCTGAGAGGAGCGATTTCCGGCGCCGATTTTGGTGGACGCTTCCGCTGACGCTCATTGTGTTCGTGTTGGCGATGTTTGGCCATCGTCTGGATTGGATGCCAGCGACCATCCAATCGTGGATCGAACTTGCACTGTCGGCACCCGTCGTGCTGTGGGCGGGATTTCCGTTTTTCGAGAGGTGTATCCAGTCCCTTGTCCACCGTAGTCCGAACATGTGGACGCTGATCGGCCTGGGGACGGGCGCAGCCTTTATCTACAGCGTGATCGCAACCGCTCTTCCGAGCGCCTTTCCAGCAACGTTCACTGCCCACGGCAGGATCGGCGTCTATTTCGAGGCTGCAGCTGTCATTATTTCGCTGACTCTGTTCGGCCAAATACTCGAACTTAGCGCGCGTGCGCAAACGTCCGCTGCGATCAAGGCGATATTGGGACTGGCCCCGAAGACCGCGCGGCGTCTTCGTGCCGACGGCATGGAAGACGACGTGCCACTGTCTGATGTGCACGTGGGAGACCTACTCCGGGTTCGCCCTGGCGAAAAAGTTCCGGTAGACGGTGTCGTGACCGATGGGTCCAGCTCGCTTGACGAGTCGATGATTACAGGGGAACCCATTCCAGTCACGAAGCACGTGGGTGACCATGTCATTGGCGCGACCATGAACACTTCCGGCAGCCTTGTCATCCGATCCGAGAGGGTTGGCTCGCAAACCGTCCTTTCGCAAATTGTCCAGATGGTGGCAGAAGCGCAGCGGTCTCGAGCCCCCATGCAGCGCATGGCGGACAAAGTCGCGGGCGCATTTGTCGTCGCGGTCGTCGGTATCGCCCTGCTGACCTTCCTCGCATGGGGCATGTTCGGTCCTGCGCCAAGCTGGGTATTCGGTCTGATCAACGCGGTCGCAGTACTCATCATCGCATGCCCATGCGCTTTGGGTCTTGCGACGCCGATGTCAATCATGGTGGCTAGTGGCAAGGGCGCCTCGAATGGCGTGCTCTTTCGTGATGCCGCGGCGATCGAAAACATGCGTAAAGTTGACGTGCTGATTGTCGACAAGACTGGCACCTTGACCGAAGGGCGGCCTGCATTCGAGTGCGCATTGGGCGTGAACGGGTATACAGACGAAAACGTCTTGAGATTCGCTGCGAGTATCGATCAGGGAAGCGAACATCCACTCGCGTCCGCGATCGTCGCCGCCGCTCGTGCGAGAGGTCTAGCCCTGGATCGCGCCGCAGACTTCGAATCGTCGACGGGTATGGGAGTCAGAGGGAGGATTGGAGCGCATCGACTTGCACTGGGCAATACCGTGTTAATGCAGAGCGAATCGATTTCTGTTCTACCTATTGCCGCTGAGGCAGAGCGACTGCGCACGCAGGGTGCGAGCGTCATGTATCTGGCAATCGACGGTCGCTTGGCGGGGCTCTTGTCGGTGGTAGACCCGATTAAGAGTACGACGCGTGAAGCGCTTGCAACCCTCAGGGCCGACGGTATCCGAGTTGTCATGGCGACGGGGGACGGCTTGAGAACAGCCCAGACCGTCGCTGAAAAGCTTGGAATTGAGGAGTTCCATGGCGAGGTAAAGCCAGCCGATAAGCTCGCGCTGGTGGCGCGTCTTCAGCGAGACGGGCACGTAGTGGGGATGGCCGGGGATGGGATCAATGACGCCCCAGCATTGGCAAAAGCGGATGTTGGGGTGGCCATGGGGACGGGGACGGATGTGGCAATGAATAGCGCACAGGTCACGCTAGTAAAGGGGGACCTGCGTGGCATCGCGCGAGCCAGAGAATTGTCCGATGCAGCCATCGCGAACATGAAGCAAAACCTGGCGTTCGCGTTCGTATATAACGCGTTGGGCGTGCCTTTGGCGGCCGGCGTGCTTTATCCTTTTACGGGGTTGCTACTATCACCGATGATCGCCGCGCTTGCCATGAGTTTGAGTTCAGCTTCAGTCATCATGAATGCGCTGCGTCTGCGTCATTCCAAGATTTAA
- a CDS encoding heavy metal sensor histidine kinase yields the protein MSRTAQYSLLKRLTAAFAIVAALIFSMLGAYLYQALSSKLNQRDDIEIAGKLDQFTKFARESGSLDGVRENSLFFHETLLSHPGLFVGVFGPDGAPLIQHSDIKSVSLSSKLINGQQPNRPFECFPPGIGFSECIYGTASLSDIKVIIIIARSADDRHSLLQDYRMDAFIASTIGALAVAVLGYIVTRRGLRPIKNIGHQASNIEAHRLSDRLNIDRGPIELVEISSSINKMLDRLERAFTRLSQFSSDLSHDMRTPLANIISSSQITLSRPRRSEEYETLIESNIEECERLQRMIENMLFLARTDNATQHINLVKIKTNEELPKIISYFQNTADEKDVTLQNNGAATISADAILFRRAVGNLLSNAVEHASPNSVISIRSYETSSTASICVENVGKAIPPEHIDFVFERFYRADHARHGSAKNAGLGLAIVKSIMNLHDGDVTVVSKNGKTSFTLTFKARGTNEYSPTSRT from the coding sequence ATGAGCCGCACCGCGCAATATTCTTTACTCAAGCGCCTGACTGCGGCGTTCGCAATCGTCGCAGCACTAATATTCTCAATGCTGGGCGCATATCTTTATCAGGCACTATCTTCCAAACTCAACCAACGTGACGATATTGAAATCGCTGGAAAACTAGATCAATTTACAAAATTTGCACGAGAATCCGGCTCACTGGACGGTGTACGGGAAAATTCACTCTTTTTTCACGAGACCCTTTTATCTCACCCCGGCTTGTTTGTCGGCGTATTCGGTCCCGATGGTGCCCCACTGATCCAACATTCCGACATCAAATCGGTGAGTCTGAGTTCGAAGCTGATCAACGGCCAGCAACCGAATAGGCCATTCGAATGCTTCCCACCTGGAATTGGCTTTTCGGAATGCATTTACGGAACCGCATCACTCAGCGACATCAAGGTGATTATTATCATCGCAAGGAGCGCAGATGATCGGCATTCCTTATTGCAAGACTACCGAATGGATGCGTTCATTGCATCAACAATTGGCGCCTTGGCTGTCGCCGTTTTGGGATATATCGTCACGAGGCGCGGACTTCGCCCGATCAAGAATATTGGACATCAAGCATCGAATATCGAAGCCCACCGATTGAGTGATCGATTAAACATCGATCGAGGTCCGATCGAGCTTGTTGAGATTTCATCGTCTATTAATAAAATGCTCGACCGACTGGAGCGAGCATTCACGCGCCTCTCGCAATTTTCGTCAGACTTATCGCACGATATGCGTACTCCGCTGGCCAATATCATCAGCTCCTCTCAAATCACGCTTTCACGCCCCCGCCGAAGCGAAGAATACGAGACACTGATTGAGTCGAATATTGAAGAATGCGAGCGACTACAGCGCATGATTGAAAATATGCTCTTTCTCGCCCGGACAGACAACGCTACTCAACACATCAATCTCGTTAAAATTAAAACAAACGAGGAACTCCCGAAAATCATATCTTACTTTCAGAACACGGCAGATGAGAAAGATGTGACACTGCAGAACAATGGGGCCGCGACGATTTCAGCCGATGCCATTCTCTTTCGTCGGGCAGTTGGGAATCTTCTGTCGAATGCGGTCGAACACGCATCGCCGAATTCCGTTATTTCAATTCGATCATACGAAACTTCGTCAACAGCTTCGATTTGCGTTGAAAACGTCGGGAAAGCGATCCCCCCAGAGCATATCGATTTCGTGTTTGAACGATTCTATCGTGCCGACCATGCAAGGCATGGCTCGGCAAAAAATGCTGGCCTCGGCCTTGCAATCGTAAAATCTATAATGAACCTCCACGACGGCGATGTTACTGTGGTCAGCAAAAATGGGAAAACGTCATTCACGCTAACCTTTAAGGCGCGGGGTACGAACGAATACTCCCCAACCTCTCGAACGTAA
- a CDS encoding heavy metal response regulator transcription factor has translation MRILIVEDEEKMLSYLRKGLTEASYGVSTATNGEDGLFLALNEHFDLLILDVMLPCMDGFEVLRRLRETKKTPVLLLTARDSVEDKVAGLELGADDHLAKPFAYAELLARIRSLLRRTQQDGREVLQIADLEIDLIKRRVRRTGTRIDLTAQEFALLQLLAEREGEILTRAFITSQVWDMNFDSDTNVVDVAMRRLRAKVDCFEPKLLHTVRGMGYVLENRSE, from the coding sequence ATGCGTATCCTTATTGTCGAAGACGAAGAGAAGATGCTTTCCTACCTCCGCAAAGGTCTCACGGAGGCAAGCTATGGCGTCTCGACCGCAACAAACGGGGAGGACGGCCTCTTCCTAGCATTGAATGAGCATTTTGACCTGCTCATCCTTGACGTCATGCTGCCATGTATGGATGGCTTCGAAGTGTTACGCCGGCTCCGGGAGACAAAGAAGACCCCTGTTCTGCTCCTGACCGCACGCGATAGTGTCGAGGACAAGGTTGCGGGCCTCGAACTTGGCGCCGACGATCACTTAGCGAAGCCGTTCGCTTACGCGGAATTGCTTGCGCGGATACGATCGTTGCTTCGTCGGACGCAGCAAGACGGGCGGGAGGTTTTGCAAATCGCCGACCTAGAGATTGATCTCATCAAACGGCGCGTCCGCAGAACTGGCACACGCATCGATCTCACGGCTCAGGAATTCGCTCTCCTCCAGCTGCTCGCTGAGCGCGAAGGCGAAATTCTGACCCGTGCGTTTATTACCTCTCAAGTGTGGGATATGAATTTTGATAGCGACACGAACGTCGTTGACGTGGCCATGCGGCGTCTAAGAGCAAAAGTTGACTGCTTCGAACCGAAGTTGCTCCACACCGTCCGGGGAATGGGCTACGTTCTGGAAAATAGATCGGAATGA
- a CDS encoding copper resistance system multicopper oxidase yields MRSNISRRTFVKGLGAAGLVGGLGIWRPQVWAMTSPDQPRVQAGNDFDLSISEAPINITGRARTATMINGTLPGPVLRWKEGDVVTLRVANRMSDQTSIHWHGIIVPANMDGVPGLSFNGIDPGETYTYRFKVKQHGTYWYHSHSSLQEQTGVYGPLVIDPKDPEPFKYDRDYVVMLSDWTDENPKRVKAKLKKQSNYYNFHQRTFGDFIRDVKKDGLSATIADRKMWAEMRMSPTDLGDVSAYTYTYLANGLAPNGNWTGIFRPGERVRLRFINASAMTYFDVRIPGLRMTVVAADGQPVKPVSVDEFRIAVAETYDVIVEPTSEPAYTIFAQSMDRTGYARATLAVRQGLSAPVPMLDPRPLVTMDDMGMGGMAGMDHGSMGGMTGMDHGSMQGMSGMSGMSDDSMQGMSSMSGMDHGSMQGMSGMSGMDGGAMKGMGDMSGMDHGSMQSMSGMDHGSMQGMSGMSGMDGGATKGMDDMQGMSHASMSGMNHGSMQGMGAMQSHPATENGNPLVDAQAMSPTPRLDDPGIGLRNNGRRVLTYSDLRSTFADPDGREPARTIELHLTGHMEKFVWSFNGVKFGDSQPIRLKYGERVRLVLVNDTMMTHPIHLHGMWSDLEDDQGRFMVRKHTIDIAPGSKRSYRVTADALGRWAYHCHLLFHMETGMFREVAVEE; encoded by the coding sequence ATGCGATCGAATATCAGCAGACGAACCTTCGTGAAAGGCCTAGGCGCAGCCGGCTTGGTCGGCGGTTTGGGGATCTGGCGCCCGCAGGTCTGGGCGATGACAAGCCCGGACCAGCCTCGCGTGCAGGCGGGTAACGACTTCGATCTGTCCATCTCCGAAGCGCCGATCAATATTACCGGCCGGGCGCGAACTGCCACGATGATCAATGGGACGTTGCCCGGTCCTGTTCTGCGGTGGAAGGAAGGTGACGTCGTTACCTTACGCGTTGCGAATCGTATGTCCGATCAAACTTCGATTCACTGGCACGGGATTATCGTGCCTGCCAACATGGACGGCGTGCCAGGACTGAGTTTCAACGGAATCGACCCCGGCGAGACCTATACCTATCGCTTCAAAGTAAAGCAGCACGGAACTTACTGGTATCACAGCCACTCGTCGTTGCAAGAGCAAACCGGTGTGTATGGTCCGCTCGTGATCGATCCGAAGGATCCTGAGCCATTTAAGTACGATCGCGACTACGTGGTCATGCTCTCGGATTGGACCGACGAGAACCCTAAGCGCGTAAAAGCCAAGCTCAAGAAGCAATCGAATTACTACAACTTCCATCAACGAACGTTCGGGGATTTCATCCGAGACGTCAAGAAGGACGGTCTGAGCGCGACCATCGCTGACCGGAAGATGTGGGCTGAAATGCGCATGAGTCCTACCGACCTCGGCGACGTCAGCGCGTACACCTACACCTATCTCGCCAATGGGCTTGCGCCGAATGGAAACTGGACGGGAATCTTCCGTCCTGGCGAGCGAGTGCGCCTTCGTTTCATCAATGCTTCCGCGATGACCTATTTCGATGTCCGTATCCCCGGGCTGCGAATGACAGTGGTTGCCGCTGACGGCCAACCGGTCAAACCCGTCAGCGTCGACGAGTTTCGTATCGCAGTGGCCGAGACCTATGACGTCATTGTGGAGCCGACCTCCGAACCGGCGTACACCATCTTCGCGCAATCGATGGACCGGACGGGCTACGCGAGAGCGACGTTGGCTGTGCGCCAGGGCCTCTCGGCGCCGGTTCCGATGCTTGATCCTCGTCCGTTGGTTACGATGGACGATATGGGGATGGGGGGTATGGCAGGAATGGACCATGGCTCCATGGGGGGCATGACTGGAATGGACCATGGGTCGATGCAAGGTATGTCCGGAATGTCAGGCATGAGTGATGACTCGATGCAGGGTATGAGTAGCATGTCGGGGATGGACCACGGTTCTATGCAAGGCATGAGCGGCATGTCCGGAATGGATGGCGGTGCAATGAAGGGCATGGGTGATATGTCCGGCATGGATCATGGTTCGATGCAAAGCATGTCCGGGATGGACCACGGCTCCATGCAAGGCATGAGCGGCATGTCCGGAATGGATGGCGGTGCAACGAAGGGCATGGACGATATGCAGGGAATGAGCCACGCATCCATGTCCGGCATGAATCACGGTTCAATGCAGGGCATGGGCGCAATGCAGTCCCATCCTGCGACGGAAAATGGTAATCCGCTCGTCGATGCGCAAGCAATGAGCCCAACCCCGCGGCTTGACGATCCTGGCATCGGTTTGCGAAACAATGGTCGGCGGGTGCTGACATACTCCGATCTGCGAAGTACGTTTGCGGATCCAGACGGCCGCGAACCTGCTCGAACGATCGAATTGCATTTGACCGGCCATATGGAGAAATTTGTCTGGTCGTTCAATGGCGTCAAGTTCGGAGATTCTCAGCCCATTCGTCTCAAGTATGGTGAGCGGGTCCGGTTGGTGTTGGTTAACGACACGATGATGACTCATCCGATACATCTGCACGGTATGTGGAGCGATCTCGAAGACGACCAAGGTCGTTTCATGGTCCGCAAGCACACCATCGATATCGCGCCTGGCTCCAAGCGTAGCTATCGCGTCACAGCCGACGCGCTTGGTCGTTGGGCCTACCATTGCCACCTTCTTTTCCACATGGAGACTGGCATGTTCCGCGAAGTGGCTGTAGAGGAGTGA